A DNA window from Daucus carota subsp. sativus chromosome 3, DH1 v3.0, whole genome shotgun sequence contains the following coding sequences:
- the LOC108214174 gene encoding probable chlorophyll(ide) b reductase NYC1, chloroplastic: MATVAKLHISPLDCHHRTGQPPVFHRQVAMWDPISLKGRRSFVQKCKSFRQEKESEVVDARKEMESSEVKSESGVYRLMGSLKSAIQRASRSRVDKKFVEDLEESLSSIALHVGRYIVTMMGTGVILLTGFQLSGGDGQMNDLIWYSWLGGIIIGTMIGSNMVLDEVARAGPRNVVITGSTRGLGKALAREFLLSGDRVVVASRSQDSVETTIKELEDSLKECLETADDFSKRSLKYAEVVGVACDVSDPKDVKKLSDFAINELGSIDIWINNAGTNKGFRPLLQFSDEDIQQIVSTNLVGSIICTREAMRVMADQHKGGHIFNMDGAGSGGSSTPLTAVYGSTKCGLRQLQSSLLKESKKSKVGVHTASPGMVLTDLLLSGSTVQNKQMFNIICELPETVARTLVPRMRVIKGNGKAINYLTPPRILVALVTAWVRRGRWFDDKGRALYASEADRLRNWAESRTRLSITDAMESYTEDTWVSVFSLSVVCAFIILSSTLSS, from the exons ATGGCCACAGTGGCTAAACTCCACATTTCACCACTAGATTGCCACCACCGGACCGGCCAACCGCCGGTGTTTCACCGGCAGGTAGCCATGTGGGACCCGATATCTTTAAAGGGTCGAAGGAGTTTTGTGCAGAAGTGCAAGTCTTTTAGGCAAGAAAAGGAAAGTGAAGTggttgatgcaagaaaagaaatGGAAAGTAGTGAAGTGAAATCAGAGAGTGGTGTGTACAGACTCATGGGGTCTCTTAAATCTGCAATTCAGAGGGCTTCTAGATCGCGTGTGGATAAAAAGTTTGTGGAGGATTTGGAGGAGAGTTTATCATCT ATTGCTCTTCATGTTGGTAGATATATTGTGACCATGATGGGCACTGGAGTAATTTTGTTAACAGGATTCCAGTTGTCAG GTGGAGACGGACAAATGAATGATTTGATATGGTATAGTTGGCTTGGTGGGATTATTATCGGAACTATGATTGGTTCCAACATGGTTTTAGATGAAGTCGCTCGGGCAGGTCcaaggaatgttgtcataacaGGAAG TACAAGAGGATTAGGGAAAGCTCTAGCCCGTGAATTTTTACTTTCTGGAGATCGAGTGGTTGTGGCATCTCGTAG CCAAGACTCTGTGGAAACGACTATCAAAGAACTAGAAGACAGCCTAAAAGAATGTCTGGAAACAGCAGATGACTTCTCTAAGAGAAGTTTGAAGTATGCAGAAGTTGTGGGCGTGGCATGTGATGTTAGTGATCCTAAAGATGTGAAAAAGTTATCAGACTTCGCCATTAATGAATTAGGTTCCATTGATATTTGG ATAAACAATGCTGGAACAAATAAAGGTTTCAGACCTTTGCTGCAGTTCAGTGATGAAGATATCCAACAG ATTGTCTCGACAAACTTGGTTGGATCTATAATCTGCACCCGTGAAGCTATGCGTGTAATGGCTGACCAACATAAGGGAGGTCACATATTTAATATGGATGGTGCTGGTTCGGGGGGATCTAGCACTCCCTTAACAGCTGT ATATGGGTCAACGAAGTGTGGTCTTAGGCAGCTTCAATCATCGTTGTTAAAGGAAAGCAAAAAGTCCAAAGTTGGAGTACATACAGCTTCTCCAGGCATGGTTCTGACAGACTTGCTTCTAAG CGGTTCAACTGTCCAAAACAAGCAAATGTTTAACATCATCTGTGAGCTTCCGGAGACAGTTGCAAGAACTTTGGTTCCACGCATGCGAGTTATAAAGGGGAATGGAAAGGCTATCAATTACTTGACACCTCCCAGGATTTTAGTTGCCTTGGTGACTGCATGGGTACGACGAGGTCGCTGGTTTGATGACAAG GGAAGAGCACTATATGCATCCGAAGCTGATAGGCTCCGGAACTGGGCTGAAAGTCGGACTCGGTTATCAATTACGGATGCCATGGAATCTTACACTGAGGACACTTGGGTTTCAGTATTCTCTCTTTCCGTAGTATGTGCTTTCATTATCCTCTCTAGTACCCTAAGCTCTTAA